DNA sequence from the Thalassotalea sp. 273M-4 genome:
TTACCCTAACTCATTTTTGGACAGAAACGAGTTAGGACGAACCTATGCGTTGTGCCAGAAGCAGACGCAAATAATGCATGTTGCAAGATCTACCCCAAGTCTAGTATAACTAAATTATCAGGCTGTAAATAGCTATCTTATTTCGACCAATTAATAACCACTTTAAAGTGGTAAGCATCGACCTGATAGTACCTTCTGTAACTCCATCTTTACGTCCTCGTGACACTAATCTAGTCAAGTGACCACCATTCAAACCATGCAATTCCGCTTGAAGTGAATAAACTCGAGATAACTGAACGTTCAGTGTTCTAATTAGTGTATCAAGGTTTTGTTGATTGACCGCCATCGTCTTACTAGTTTCATATTCCTGTATTGCTTCAGCTAAAGTGATCGTCGGTCTATCACCTAATACATGATGTCTGTATAGTGTTTCTCGTCATTGACTCTAAAAGCGCAAGGCTAACGTCTTTTTAGTAGTTCTAGTGCTCCGAATAAAAACTTTATTATTTATACTGACTTCGCAATTATAAGATTTTGAGTTTTTCCGCTTATAAATCATATATTCTCTCAATGTTTACAGCTATTAAATAGCTTCCGCTACTTTTTCTATAAGAGAACTCAATTGACGACTCGATCTAATGCTAGTACCCTTTCATTAAAATGGATACACATTGTAGCCACAAGGTGACAACATTGAGTGCAAAAACTTCAGCATTGAGAATACGAATTGAACCTGAGTTACACAGCCAATTTCTTAAGTGTTGTCAAGAATTAGATCGACCCGCAGCACAAGTCTTAAGAGAGTTTATGCGAGATTTTGTTATGCAGAATTCTAATTCTAAACAGGTATTGCTCCCATTAAAACAACCATTATTTGACAATAATGAGAATTAAGTTTCCGTAAATGATTAATAAACAACTAACTTTCATTGACCTGTTCGCTGGTGCTGGTGGATTCGGCCTAGGATTTGAAAATGCTGGTTTCAGGCAGTTATACGCCGTTGAAATTGATAAATGGGCCGCTGAGACCCACCGTTTCAATTTTCCTAGAGTCCCTGTCATTGAACAGGATATATGTGAAATTACTAACGAAGAAATTTTAGAGCTTAGTAATGAGAGACCTGACGTAATAATAGGTGGTCCTCCTTGCCAAGGCTTTTCACATGCAAACATTGTAAATAAAGATCCAAAAGATCCGAGGAATTCACTCTTTGAGGAGTTTATTCGATTTGTAGATGTGCTACAGCCCAGAGTGTGCATCATCGAAAATGTGCCAGCGTTGTTAAAAACTAAAACCGCCTTAGGAGAGCAAGTAATTGACGTAATTACATCTGAACTTGAACGAATGGGGTTTAGTACTAGTTACGAACTGCTAGACGCAAGAAATTTTGGTGTCCCACAGAAAAGGCAAAGATTGTTTGTAATAGGCGTAAACAAAAAGTATCCCAAATTACTTAAGGAATCTTTGTTTCCTTCACCGACACACAATGAATTAGGCAGTGGAGACCTTTTCAACTCAGAGGATATGAAACAAGAAGTTACTCTTTGGGATGCGATCTCTGATCTGCCGCAAAGAACTTTTAGTGATTTTGACTGCAATGAATCTTACCAGTGCTTGCCCAAAAATGAATATCAAGAGCTAATGAGGGCAAATTCTAATGGGCTACTAACTAACGCTGAACCAATGAGGCACACACAAAGAGTGATCGACAGGTTTAAGGAAATTAAGATCGGCCAGAGTGAAGGCAACGTAACCCAAGACAATATGCCCAAAAAGCGTGGTAACCCAAGTACTATCTCGGAAAAAAGATATTCACAAAATAGTAGACGTCAGTCACCTAACTCTCCTTGTAACTCTGTTGTTGCGTCCTCTCACTCAAATTTCATTCACCCTTATTTGCATAGGAACTTCACAGTTAGGGAATTGTTGAGAATACAATCTTTTCCAGATAGATTTGAATTGAAGGGAAAACGGGCTGTATTAAGCAAAAAACTATCAATCAAGAAAGGATTGTTAGATGACATTTATCTAGATCAACGTATGCAAGTTGGTAATGCTGTTCCTCCCTTATTATCAGAAGACTTGGCTCGAAATATTGCTGTAGTGTTAACGGAAAGAGGTTGTACTAATGTCGCTTAAAGTTCTAGACTTATTTGCTGGTTGTGGCGGACTATCTAGTGGCCTAGAAATGGCTGGATTGGAAGTTCTAGCCGCATGTGAAATTGATCAGTGGGCAGCCGATACTTATCGTCATAACCACCCTAATGTTGAAGTTATACAAAAAGACATATCTTCAATAGAAAAAGGTTTTTGGAAGAATAAATTTAACGGAAAAGTAGATATTGTCGCGGGGGGGCCTCCATGCCAAGGGTTCTCTGTTTCAGGTAAGAGACAATACGGGATTATCGCTGAAACTAATTCACTAGTTACCGACTTTTTAAGAGTTGTTGAAGAAGTAGATCCAAACTACGTCATAGTAGAAAACGTTAAAGGTTTTAAGACTGGTAGTATCAGTAAGAACAAAAAGGTTTTTGACTATTTAAATGACTCTCTTGAGTCATTAGGCTTCAACGTTTACCACAGAACATTAAATGCTGAAGAGTATGGTGTCCCTTCGCTAAGATCGCGTATTTTTATTATCGCGTCAAAAATACAATTAGATGAACCTTTTCTTGCTCCTACTCACTCTCCTGATGCAATTCATGGTCTTCAACCCTTAGTCACAGTTGATGAAGCTATTTCTGATTTACCTGAACTAAATGCATCGGAAGGGGTAGAGGATAGCCAAGAATATAAAACAAATTTTCGAAATGAATATCAAAAAAAAATGAGGCTAAATTCGAAAGCTGTTTATAATCATGTATCTATGAAACATACTTCTAGGCTAGTAGAACGGTTTAAAAGTATGGAACAAGGACATAGTAGTTACAGAATTGGCCGAAAAACCGATGAAAAGAAAGTCACCTCATATAAAATGAATAATCAAAGGTTATTCGGAAATAAACCATCCCTTTGTATAACAGCTAACTTTCAATCAACTTTTATACACCCGACTCAGCACAGAAATCTGACTGCTCGAGAAGCTGCGAGGTTGATGTCTTTTCCTGACAGTTATATTTTTAAAGGAAAACGCACGCAAATGAGCTCTAAGTTTTTAAAAAAACATGGACGTGAACATGAAGATTTTTTAAGTCAGTATAATCAGATAGGAAATGCAGTTCCCCCTTTATTAGGAAGAGCTGTTGCTAATGGCTTACTTGAATCAATAAATAAAGCAACAACTAAAACTCAAGTAGAAATTAAAGAGACGGAACCAAAACTTCAACTTTGTTATTAAGGATCGTAATGGCAAGCAGCAGTTTATCTCATAAAAATAATCTAATTCAAAAGAGTAAGCGTATTAAACAACTGACACCAAAAAGGCTTCAGATTTTAGATAACGTAAAGAAAAACTATGTTCAGTACTTGAAAGAAGCTAATTGGAGCGAAGTAAAAAAAGGCAATGTAGTTCCAGCAGTTAAAGCTTTAGATAATTACGTTAATTACACTAAGGAAATAGAAAAACAAGATTCTTTTTTTAATTGGAGAAGTGATTTTGCTGGAAGCGTAATCCCTGAATTTTTATTTAGAGTTTTTTCCAATAGACTTAGGGAACTTAATATTCCACACTTTTTTAGTACAAGGGGTTCAGTAGTTGAAATGACCCTCAATGGTACTGCCGATAACGCTTGGAATATTAGAAGAAAAAATCAAGATTTATGTTTAGGTGGAGCGATTTGTTCGACCATCATTGAAGGCGCGAAGCAATCATTTGTTGTACCTTCTATAATATTTGAAGTAAAAACAAATATTGATATTAACAAGTTGAATGGGCTTGAATTTTCAGCAGAACGACTTAAACGCACATTTCCTACAGCAAAATATTTCCTAGTTACGGAAACAGTGGATTTTTCTCTGAAAGACAATTATGTAGCAGGCCACCTAGATGAAATATATTGCCTAAGAAAACAAGTGCGCTCTGAAGCACGAAGAAATAAAGCAGCCTTAAAGTCCGATGTTTTTCAAAAATTATTAGATGATGTTGTAAATTCGATGCGATTGGCAACGACTTCTAAAGGGCATGTTTATGACCGTTTAGAAACTGGGAAACTGATAAATGCCTAATTATATTTTCGAACCTACAACTTATATTCATGGCAGCAAACTTAAAAATAAAGTTTCCAATCTGAAGAATAAAGAAGACCCTCTATTTAGTTGCCTTGAACAATACGAAATATGGAAAGAGCGTTCGTTACAGATAACTAAAAGAGATGATGCTAGCATAAACCTTCTAGTACAGTACTTAAACGATTATAAAGACTTTTGTGAGGAAATATTTGATAGTCGAGAGAATAGTGCACAAGAAGTTCTACAGCCTTCAATTCTAGAAGAGTTCTTTGAATATTTATTTTGCAATATATCTGATGTAATTGGTAAGGACATGATAAGGAAACCTGCAAAAGGATTTGTCGACTTAATATTTAACCCCAGTTCGATAGATACCCTACTTGACGTACCGGAGTATACAGTTAGAAGAAAAGACCATGATTTTGTGCTTGGTTCCAATATAAAACTGACCGTAAGTTCTGATAAGACTAATAATCAATTGCAATCAGATTTAGTGATTCCCTCAATCGCAATAGAATGTAAAAGATATCTGGAGCGTAATATGCTTGATGAATGCTCTGGTACAGCAGAGAAGGTAAAAAGAGCAACTCCATATTGCAAATACTTTGTTGTTGCTGAGTATTTAAAAATGGATAAAGCATCTCCAGAAATGTCTCTAATTGACGAGATATATGTGCTGAGAAGACAAAGAAACTCAGATAGGCTATCCGAGAACTTCATACCTAATCCAATTTATACAGATCTAGTCATTGATTTGTATACTCAGTGTATAAATCATCTAAAAAAGATTTGGTGGGATCCCGAATCAGCCTTAAAGGAAGGGAAAGTATTTAACTTAGATTAATGGTTAGCTTTCTATCGAAAAATTATAAATCATAAGTATGTCTATGATTAATTTCATTTAAATACAGGGTGTTAACTGTAATTTTAGGCACATGTTAGGGAAAGTGTTAGCGGAGTTGGCCTTTTACGAATAAAAAGGCCAATTTTTAAGAATTGGTTTCAAGTTTTTTCAAACTTATACCGCTAGAATCTAACCAGTGGTTTCTGTCATTAATTGGATATCCAACAAGTATCGTAGCTGCTTGAAAGAACAGGGAGCGTATTGCACTGTGCAAAGCGCGCGTCACCTATGTCTTCTTTTGGTACTATGATCTTGCCCCAATAAAATGGACAGTTAATTAACGTTATCATGTAATGCTTCAAAGTCCGAAGGACTTTTGAATCCAAGGTAACTATGCAGCCTTTTTCGATTATAGAAACACTCAATGTAATCGAAGATATCAAGCTTTGCTTCTTGACGCGTTCGATACTTGTATTTACGAATACGTTCTCGTTTTAACGAGCCGAAAAAACTTTCTACAACAGCGTTATCATAGCAGTTACCTCTAGCACTCATGCTACACAAGATGTGATGCTTTTTCAGCATATTTTGGTAGTCATCACTGCCGTATTGAGCGCCTTGGTCTGAGTGAATGATAACACCTGGTGTTGGTCGTCTTGTTGAAATCGCCATTTCAAGCGCTTGAATCGCTAAGTGACGTCCCATGTGTCTGCCCATAGACCAGCCAATGATTTTTCTTGAATACAAGTCCATTACGACGGCTAGATAGACAAATCCCTGTCTGGTTTGGATATAAGTAATGTCCGACGACCAGACTTGATTAGCTTGGTCTGCAACGAAGTTCTGCTTTAGTCTGTTTGGTGCGATATTCGAGTATTGGTTTTTCTGCTTAACGTAACCAGATGGACGTTTAGGGCAGCCTTTTAGCCGAGCATAACTCATAAGCTTAGCTACTCGATTCTTGCCACAAATAACGCCCTGAGCGCGCAATACATGCTGAATACGTGGCGCACCATACACACCACGACTATCGTCATGAATCTTCGAAATTAAGTTGGTCAGTCTGATATTTTCTTGTTTTGTTTTGCACACTGGACGGCTTAACCAAGCGTAAAAACCACTACGAGAAACCCCTAATGCTCGACACATCATATCTATGGGATATAGCTTGCGGTGCCGCTTAATACAGCGAAATTTTAGTCGGACTCCTTGGCGAAGAACACCACCGCATCTTTTAAAAAATCCCGTTCTTTTTTAACTTGAGCTAGTTCTTTCTTTAGCTCTGCGATTTCTAAGTTCTTAGTAGCTGTTGTTGCTTTGAACGCATCATCGCCCTTGAGACGAAACTCATCTCGCCATCGTCGCAACTGGCGTTCGCTAATTTCAAGCTCTTCACAGACTGACTTATCCGTCTTTCCATCCTCAGAAGCTCGCAATAGAGCCATTCGTTTAAATTCGGCAGGATACCGTTTGTAGTTTTTGCCTTTTGTCATAAACACCTCTCTACTTCAATTGTAGTGTGTCCATGAAAATGGGGTAAGACGACTATTGAGACCTTAATTCTAACTCATTTTGGGGCATAAACGAGTTAGTACCACTGTCCGCTATTGGCTGTGAGTTCAACTGGTGAATGCAACGCTATCCTTATACTAGCTTAAGGAACGTTAACATGAAACAGAGAAAACGCATCTACTACAATGCTCAGCAAAGAGCATTAATTTGGGATCGCTACAAGCAAGGTGATTCGGTTCACGATATCGCTAGGCTTTTTGACCGATTCCACTCATCAATACTGGGCATTATCCATAAAACCGGTGGGTATCGGCCCCCAGAACGAACCCGTTCATCAAGCATATTATCATTAGCTGAACGTGAAGAAATATCCCGTGGTTTAGTTTCTAATTTATCGTTTAGAGCCATAGCTAGAAAGCTAGGTCGAGCACCTTCAACTATTTCTCGTGAAGTTAGACGGCATGGTGGGCTTAAACAATATCGAGCAAATAAAGCAGATGCAGCAGCTTGGGAAAACGCAAAGCGTCCTAAACCTTGCAAGCTATCAGGTAGCAAAGCATTATGTTCAATAATCGCTAGAAAGATGAAAGCGGCATGGTCACCGCAGCAAATATCTGGCTGGCTTAAAAGAAAGTACCCTCCTCGCCCAGTTACGAATAATTTAATCGTTTCAATTACACAAGGGTTTGAGCTTTTAACCCAAACAAATGAGCTTAATAAACTGATCGAAAAACTGCGTTCCGATTCAAGTCCGTTTTATGCATTAGAGAATAAGTATCGTTATTTTCCGCTAACCCTCTTAATTAAGAGCTTACATACAGAATGGCCAATTCACAGTTCAACAAGGGCCTTTAAATTATCAAAAGAGAATCGAAAAGAATCCTCCCCCCTCTCTGGCACTTACCTTGTCACCGTAGCTGACGCCATAGAAACTCTAGGTATATCGAAAGATCAAATGGTTAAATTCGTACCTGAAGTTTCCAGCAAAAGAATCCTTAGAAACAAGTTTTGCATTAACATCATGCCGATTATCCAAGGCATGCCATCAAATAATCAATAGAACACAACTGCATACCGCCATTCAAACCTTACTTCTTTAATAAAAGATCTCATTTAACCCCTTATTCTCGTCTCAAAGAAATTTGCCCACTAAGATATTATTTGCTATTTATATGGATTGGTGTGCTGAATATTCATCTTTCGCCGCTTTTTGCTTTAGCGCATTCGTATTATTAGCAAATAGACATTACTCAAGAGCTGTCACAAACAATGAGATTATTGATAACAATTCTCACTAGGAAGGAAATATTTTTTCAGAGTACTTCTCTGCAGCGCCTGCTATACAAGAACTCCAAAGACTGAGATTCTCATATTGAATGACGGATCCCAGCTGCCCCCCATTACTCAATCAACTCGCCACTCTCCCCCACAATAAAGCTAAAATTGTTTTGATTGGGTTATTTAATCTCCCATATTGCAAAGGAAATTCTTTTTGTCTATGTTCAAAATGAGGCCTTTTTATACCTATTTTTCAATACTCTGTTAAATTTAAAGAGTATGAAAAATCTGAGCCACTATACGGGAGAACAAATATGGCGATAGAAGTGACGTTTGAATTATCAGATGAAGACTTGGATCATTTTCGAAAAGTAATGCATCAGGCTCAACAAAGTGCCAAGCACCTAGACCCAGACGTTATTTTAACAAACGCCAAGGAACTCATTACCAACGTAAATGAGAACATTCCGGTTTTTGTTAAAAATCGAATTGCAAAACTCAGCACCTTAATTGAAATGATAGAAGATAATGAGTGGCAAATTCCTGAAGAAGAAGGCAAGAATGTGATTAGTGCTCTGGCGTATTTTAGTGAACCAGAAGATTTAGTCCCTGATCATATCCCAGCCTTAGGCTTTTTAGATGACGCCATTATGATCGAGTTGGTGGCAAGCGAGTTAGAAAATGAAATCGATGCATTTACCGAATTTTGTGAATATCGTCATCGTGAACGTCATCGCCAAGATGTTGATGAAATAACGAAAGAAGACTGGTTAGATGCGAAACGTCGTGAACTTCACTCGCGAATGAAAAATCGACGCACCAAACGTCGTCGTCGCAGCTTGTTTGTATAACAACGTTCCGGTAAATGCGTTAGCGCCAAGTTTGCCAATATTTCAGTCACCAGGGGAAGTGAACATGTTAAGCACTTCCCCGTCGTGAGTTAGTTTTAATTTATAAATAATTATGTTTATTCTTTTGCATAGCCAAAGTTCGACTAGCCAAAAAGCTTTTTAAGTTTGTCCTTTAATTTTTCTTTTATCTTTTCTTTACCTTCATCAACCACATTAGGCTTTACTTTGATGTTATGAAACGAACCTGACACTTTCATCGGTATAATGAGGCCCTTTCTATTGGTTTGAGCATTTTGGCCTTTACTCGAATCAACCAACTCGGCTGTTACCAGCAAATCGAGTTTAGTGGCCGGTAAGTTAATATCGCCTTCGCCTTTTACCCGAATAAAGGGGTTAAGCAAATTCATATCTTGAGTTGTTGCCACCCCATTAACAAGGCTAAATGAGCCAGAAAAAGCGGCAAAGTCAGTGGCTTCAGAATCACTAAAATCAGCATCTAAATTTACTTTGCTCAAATCCCCTGCTAATAAACTTTTCGCACTTTTAGCCACCGCAGCTAAATTAAACCCTTTTACAGCTCCATCACTTAGTGAAACCTCACTGCGCCCATTCAGTTGCTCAATAATCGCTTTTTGACTGTTGCCTCTTGAAGTTAAAGACCAGCTCAAATCGCCACGTCCCATTAACCTCTCAAAGCCAATACTGTCGGTTAATAATGGCTGTGCATCAATACCGCGCAATGTAAATTGGCTGTCAAAGCGATAAGGATTCGAGGCCGCATTAATCACAACTTTACCCTCCCCTTTACCTTGATATGCATTAAAGCGGGTCAACAGCAGAGTTAAAATAGACTGTTTTAAATTTACCTCTATTGAGTTCTCTCCTAGGGTTATATCTCGGTATTGAAACGAAGTTGAGTCCAGCTTAATGTTTGCCTGCAAGGCAGATAACCCCGTTAAGTCAATGGGCTTGTCACTCCATTGAATAGGCTGTTTTGACTTTTCTTTAGGGGGTGTAGTTTCACTGGCTGACTCAGGTTTTTCTTCAACGCTGGGTAAATAGGGGTTTATATTAAGCTCACCTAAATCAAAGTTAGCAACAAGCTTTGGTATATTGCTCAGGTGCAAAGTCATCTCGCCTTGGATGGCTAATTTATCCATTAGCACATTTAAGTCGGTAAAGGAAACCGCCTCTGAATCACCTTTAATTTGGGCACTAAACTTGGCTTGATTAAACGCTTCGGCTTTTGCTGTTATTGGTTTTTTTAACCATTGTAAAAGATTTTTAAGAGAGTCTGATGTGGCTTCAAGATGCCCTTCGAGCTCACCAGATAATGGCGAAAATAGACCGTTATAATGACCAGATACCAATTGCGACTCGAGCTTAATTTCGGTGCTTATCTGTTGTTTTTGCAACAACTTGGCCAAGGTCGACAAACGCAAGTCAAGATCAAAGGTTTCAGCCATATAATCGAGTTGCCCCGTTACCTTTAATGGCTGTCGCAAAGACTCTAGTTGCACTTCAAGTTGCACCTGTTCAAGTTTTGTTTGTTGGTTTTTGACTTGGTCAAAATACGATATTGTACCGTCGATGATCTGCACTTGCCCTAACCTAAGATCAAACCCGTCTGGTAAGGTTGCGGATTGAGTGACATTTGGTTTAGTAACCGTTGATTGAACATCATTATCGGCGCTATTGTTAGGGTTAACCAATTGCCAGTTAACCTCACCTTGGCGATTCTTTTCTAGGATAATATGCGGTTTTTTAACCACAAATTTTTCAACTTCAAGCTCTTTTGACAATAAAGCCTGCCAAGGAATATGGATCTCAACCAACTCTATATCAGCCATCGTCGGGTATTTAGAGCCTGCAACATTACTTAATTTAGCGTCATTTAATGCTAGGCTCAGGGTAGGAAATATTTGTAAATCAAGTGGCCCTTCTACCGATAGTGTGCGCCCCGACACCTGTTTTACTCGATCGCTCACTTGGCTCATGATGGCGTCTTTGTTGATAAACTGACTGGCAATAAAAACCGCTACCACCATCAACAGAACTAAGACGCCCAATATTTTGAAAAATAATCGCATAATATCCCTTTTGATTTTACCGCTACCGTTAAAAGTATATCTGTGCTGAGCAATAAAAAAACATAAAGTTGTGTAATTTTTTATTTCACCCATTTCCTAAAAGACACTTTTTAAGCTAAAAGGCCTGCTTTTTATGTTGCCTTATACCCATATTCTTCTCGAATGTGATAGCCTAACGACATCATCTCTCGTAAACCATGAACTTAACATGAGTAAAAAATATTATGTCGTCTGGAAAGGACGAAAGACCGGTGTTTTTGATAACTGGTCTGAAGTAAAGTCCTATACTCAGGGGCAAAACGATGCGCAATACATGGGCTTTGACAACAAACAAGCGGCTGAAACAGCATTTGCGTCAACCTACAGCAAAGCGTTACGTCAACGTGCGTTAACAACGCCAAGCAGTGCAAAGTCGAGCAATGCAAAATCAAGTAAACAAGCATCAGAAAAACACTTGCAAAGTTCCCAAAATAAAGCCAGCTTAAAAATATATTCCGATGGCGCTTGTTCACCCAATCCGGGCAAGTCAGGAACAGGTTTAGCCATTTATCAACAAGGCAAACTCAGTGAACTTTGGTATGGTTTGTACAATCCTGAAGGGACTAATAATACCGCTGAGCTCAACGGTTTTTTATGTGCATTGCGCTACGCTAAAGCCTCCATGGAGCAGCATCAATCTATCGAAATATTGACCGACTCTAGATACGCCATTGATTGCATAACAAAATGGGCAAAGGGTTGGAAGGCCAAAGGTTGGACCCGTGGCAAAGGTGAAGAGATTAAAAATTTAGAGGTGATCAAACAATGCTTTTCATTGTATCAAGATCATAAAAATAAATTGATCATTACCCATGTTAGAGGCCACGCGAATATTGAAGGCAATGAACTGGCCGATAGGATGGCGGTTTATGCTCGAATGAAAAAGCAAACGGGCTTAATTAAATTTGAACAAGATATGTCGATTAGCGAAATCTTAGCAATGCCTTCAGGTTAAGCAATACCCGGCCAATTATTGTCTTAATATTTTGCCAATGTTCGCTCTTAAAAGCGCTTGATGAGCGTTGGCTTAAACAAAAAAAAACCAGTACTTGGTACTGGTTTTGTATTTTGATTAGAACAACATATTAGTTTTGGTGATGAATAATATCTTCAACAATTTCTTGTTCTTGTTTAAGAGTCTCTTCTTCTTGAGCCTCTTTTGGCAATAATAAGTTTAGGATAATTGCTACCGCGCCACACAAACTCACACCTTGTAAATTGTAGTCACCGTTACCAATGGTCATCCCACCAATACCAAACACTAATGTGGTAGAGACAATCACTAAGTTACGTTGTGCTGCCATATCAACGCGCGCTTTCACCAAAATGTTTAAGCCAACACCGGCAATAGAGCCAAATAATAAAATAAGGATACCACCCATCACTGGGGTTGGGATGGTTTGCAGTGCGACCCCAAATTTACCAACAAAAGCAAGTGCAATAGCAAATAGCGCAGCCCAAACCATGATGATTGGGTTAAACATACGCGTTAACATAACCGCACCAGTCACTTCTGAGTATGTGGTGTTAGGTGGTCCACCAAATAAAGAGGCTACCGATGTGGCTAATCCGTCACCAAATAAAGTGCGTTGCAAACCGGGTTTTTTCAAGTAGTCTTTACCCGTTACGTTACTGATAGCCAAGATATCTCCGACATGCTCAACCGCAGGTGCAATGGCAACCGGTAACATGAACAAAATCGCGGCTAAATGAAATTCAGGAGCGGTGAAGTTAGGAATAGCAAACCATTGTGATTGGCTAACAGCGCTAGTATCTAACATGCCCATAAAGGCGGCTAATACATACCCTACAATCACCCCTGACATAATCGGCAGTAATCTAAAGATCCCCTTGCCTAAGGTGGCAACGAGTAATGTTGTTAATAACGATGCCATCGACACAATCAATGCATCGGTATAAGGGAATAATACGGCAGAAGCATCACCTGTTTTACCAATGGCCATATTTACCGCTAACGGTGCTAGCGCTAAACCAATAACCATAATAATAGGGCCGGTTACCACTGGTGGCATGATTTTATGTAAAAAGCCCGAGCCTTTAACCGCGACAATGGCCGCCAACACCATATACAACACACCGGCAGCAAATAGTGAGCCCATGGCTGCAGCCATTCCCCATGTTTGAACCGAATAGGTAATTGGTGCGATAAAAGCAAATGATGAAGCCAAAAATATTGGTACTTGTCGTTTGGTCACAAACTGAAATACCAATGTACCAATACCTGCTGTAAATAAAGCAACACTCGGATCCAATCCGGTGATTAGAGGCATAAGTACCAAGGCGCCGAAAGCGACAAAAAGCATCTGCAAGCCAGCGAGAACTGTCCTTGCACCTTGTTTTGTTGGGTTAGTCATAGTTTTCCTACTTAAAGATTGTTACTAAAGATAAAGTAAAGGTGCCAAATGGCACCTTTTTTAGGGGGAACTTATTTCGTTCCAAATATTTTATCGCCGGCAT
Encoded proteins:
- a CDS encoding DNA cytosine methyltransferase, which produces MINKQLTFIDLFAGAGGFGLGFENAGFRQLYAVEIDKWAAETHRFNFPRVPVIEQDICEITNEEILELSNERPDVIIGGPPCQGFSHANIVNKDPKDPRNSLFEEFIRFVDVLQPRVCIIENVPALLKTKTALGEQVIDVITSELERMGFSTSYELLDARNFGVPQKRQRLFVIGVNKKYPKLLKESLFPSPTHNELGSGDLFNSEDMKQEVTLWDAISDLPQRTFSDFDCNESYQCLPKNEYQELMRANSNGLLTNAEPMRHTQRVIDRFKEIKIGQSEGNVTQDNMPKKRGNPSTISEKRYSQNSRRQSPNSPCNSVVASSHSNFIHPYLHRNFTVRELLRIQSFPDRFELKGKRAVLSKKLSIKKGLLDDIYLDQRMQVGNAVPPLLSEDLARNIAVVLTERGCTNVA
- a CDS encoding DNA cytosine methyltransferase — translated: MSLKVLDLFAGCGGLSSGLEMAGLEVLAACEIDQWAADTYRHNHPNVEVIQKDISSIEKGFWKNKFNGKVDIVAGGPPCQGFSVSGKRQYGIIAETNSLVTDFLRVVEEVDPNYVIVENVKGFKTGSISKNKKVFDYLNDSLESLGFNVYHRTLNAEEYGVPSLRSRIFIIASKIQLDEPFLAPTHSPDAIHGLQPLVTVDEAISDLPELNASEGVEDSQEYKTNFRNEYQKKMRLNSKAVYNHVSMKHTSRLVERFKSMEQGHSSYRIGRKTDEKKVTSYKMNNQRLFGNKPSLCITANFQSTFIHPTQHRNLTAREAARLMSFPDSYIFKGKRTQMSSKFLKKHGREHEDFLSQYNQIGNAVPPLLGRAVANGLLESINKATTKTQVEIKETEPKLQLCY
- a CDS encoding Bpu10I family restriction endonuclease; the protein is MASSSLSHKNNLIQKSKRIKQLTPKRLQILDNVKKNYVQYLKEANWSEVKKGNVVPAVKALDNYVNYTKEIEKQDSFFNWRSDFAGSVIPEFLFRVFSNRLRELNIPHFFSTRGSVVEMTLNGTADNAWNIRRKNQDLCLGGAICSTIIEGAKQSFVVPSIIFEVKTNIDINKLNGLEFSAERLKRTFPTAKYFLVTETVDFSLKDNYVAGHLDEIYCLRKQVRSEARRNKAALKSDVFQKLLDDVVNSMRLATTSKGHVYDRLETGKLINA
- a CDS encoding IS3 family transposase (programmed frameshift) encodes the protein MTKGKNYKRYPAEFKRMALLRASEDGKTDKSVCEELEISERQLRRWRDEFRLKGDDAFKATTATKNLEIAELKKELAQVKKERDFFKRCGGVLRQGVRLKFRCIKRHRKLYPIDMMCRALGVSRSGFYAWLSRPVCKTKQENIRLTNLISKIHDDSRGVYGAPRIQHVLRAQGVICGKNRVAKLMSYARLKGCPKRPSGYVKQKNQYSNIAPNRLKQNFVADQANQVWSSDITYIQTRQGFVYLAVVMDLYSRKIIGWSMGRHMGRHLAIQALEMAISTRRPTPGVIIHSDQGAQYGSDDYQNMLKKHHILCSMSARGNCYDNAVVESFFGSLKRERIRKYKYRTRQEAKLDIFDYIECFYNRKRLHSYLGFKSPSDFEALHDNVN
- a CDS encoding Bpu10I family restriction endonuclease yields the protein MPNYIFEPTTYIHGSKLKNKVSNLKNKEDPLFSCLEQYEIWKERSLQITKRDDASINLLVQYLNDYKDFCEEIFDSRENSAQEVLQPSILEEFFEYLFCNISDVIGKDMIRKPAKGFVDLIFNPSSIDTLLDVPEYTVRRKDHDFVLGSNIKLTVSSDKTNNQLQSDLVIPSIAIECKRYLERNMLDECSGTAEKVKRATPYCKYFVVAEYLKMDKASPEMSLIDEIYVLRRQRNSDRLSENFIPNPIYTDLVIDLYTQCINHLKKIWWDPESALKEGKVFNLD
- a CDS encoding YkvA family protein; this translates as MAIEVTFELSDEDLDHFRKVMHQAQQSAKHLDPDVILTNAKELITNVNENIPVFVKNRIAKLSTLIEMIEDNEWQIPEEEGKNVISALAYFSEPEDLVPDHIPALGFLDDAIMIELVASELENEIDAFTEFCEYRHRERHRQDVDEITKEDWLDAKRRELHSRMKNRRTKRRRRSLFV